A DNA window from Oncorhynchus tshawytscha isolate Ot180627B linkage group LG13, Otsh_v2.0, whole genome shotgun sequence contains the following coding sequences:
- the LOC112265891 gene encoding sclerostin domain-containing protein 1-like, with product MLLTTSVFQLALFCLLISNCQAAKNSATEKLNAQLISTVQDTPSSNVSMNQARNGGRRLTSAARKEQGQAQRQVGCRELRSTKYISDGQCTSLNPIKELVCAGECLPSHLLPNWIGSGPGYTGKFWSRREAQEWRCVIDRTRTQRISLQCQDGSSRTYKITVVTSCKCKRYSRQNNDSGNGKSELEVRQAQGQSSTP from the exons ATGCTTCTTACCACGAGTGTGTTCCAGCTCGCGCTCTTCTGCCTTCTTATAAGTAACTGTCAAGCTGCCAAGAACAGCGCCACGGAAAAGTTAAACGCTCAGTTGATCAGTACGGTCCAGGATACACCGAGTAGTAATGTATCAATGAATCAAGCACGCAACGGAGGAAGGCGTTTGACCAGCGCTGCGCGGAAAG AGCAGGGTCAGGCACAGAGACAGGTGGGCTGCAGAGAGCTGCGTTCCACCAAGTACATCTCAGATGGTCAGTGCACCAGCCTGAACCCGATCAAGGAGCTGGTGTGTGCCGGGGAGTGTCTTCCCTCCCACCTACTGCCCAACTGGATCGGCTCCGGTCCCGGGTACACCGGAAAGTTCTGGAGCCGCAGGGAGGCCCAGGAGTGGCGTTGCGTCATCGACCGGACCCGGACCCAGCGCATCAGCCTGCAGTGTCAGGACGGAAGCTCCAGGACCTATAAGATCACTGTGGTTACCTCCTGCAAGTGTAAACGCTACTCCAGGCAGAACAATGACTCTGGGAATGGGAAGTCAGAGCTGGAGGTCAGGCAGGCCCAGGGCCAGAGCTCCACACCCTAG